A single genomic interval of Macadamia integrifolia cultivar HAES 741 unplaced genomic scaffold, SCU_Mint_v3 scaffold1974, whole genome shotgun sequence harbors:
- the LOC122065331 gene encoding uncharacterized protein LOC122065331 has protein sequence MVEERCSEGGDMDNGDRETLDRGPPPQGPEVNAPPLFYARAVGLASCPAIDSLPEPIQAGNITRIVIPQNDYEAKRQNFRFALIGRVNFRLLSLDDLHQEARDNWRLSQGVVMHPLGKGYVIFQFRCEGDKAAIWRRTPLHAVGRPVTLDNHTRQGILGYFARVLVEVDSSEATTRVEEVQVERFEPATTKIFGFRQRVIYEDNCAKCGFCKWMGHQVNNCRLKKMEDEKQSARDNVRVPGAVYEEDGVDSNSLGNSSLQP, from the exons ATGGTGGAAGAGAGGTGCTCTGAAGGTGGTGATATGGATAATGGTGATCGTGAGACTTTGGATCGAGGACCCCCTCCTCAGGGGCCGGAGGTGAATGCGCCTCCTCTTTTTTATGCAAGGGCGGTAGGTCTCGCCTCATGCCCTGCAATTGATTCACTCCCAGAGCCGATTCAAGCAGGAAACATTACAAGGATTGTCATACCACAGAATGATTATGAAGCAAAGAGACAGAATTTCAGGTTTGCTCTCATAGGCCGTGTAAATTTTCGTCTTCTATCTTTGGATGATTTACATCAAGAGGCAAGAGACAACTGGAGATTGAGTCAAGGGGTTGTGATGCACCCTCTGGGAAAAGGCTATGTCATTTTTCAATTTCGATGTGAGGGTGATAAGGCGGCTATTTGGAGAAGAACCCCTTTGCAT GCGGTAGGACGTCCAGTTACCCTGGATAATCATACTAGACAAGGAATTTTGGGATATTTTGCCCGAGTTCTGGTTGAAGTTGATAGCTCGGAAGCTACTACTCGTGTTGAGGAGGTTCAGGTAGAGAGATTCGAACCAGCTACTACTAAGATTTTTGGCTTTCGTCAGCGAGTAATATATGAAGATAATTGTGCAAAGTGTGGTTTTTGTAAGTGGATGGGTCATCAAGTAAACAATTGTCGACTCAAAAAGATGGAGGATGAGAAGCAGAGTGCTCGTGACAATGTAAGGGTACCAGGTGCGGTATACGAGGAAGACGGAGTTGACTCAAACAGTcttgggaattcctctttgcaaccttga